One Flavobacterium sp. 90 DNA segment encodes these proteins:
- a CDS encoding SusE domain-containing protein has translation MKNIYKILIAFIGVLAVSCNADDVENRPVIQPVTAPVLLTPENSFNIVLSKENEKEIATTVVWDDAKYDGTQTVVNYTIEIAKAGTNFAAPTAVTTTTARYRALTVAELNSALVNGGFVEKEENSVDIRIKATVGIGSQAQYSNFHTIKATPYHTPLATSHWLVGAATPGGWSWDGDAETEFPLVVGKTDVYQVTVVLKSGEAFREFLGNNFTSNGNWDASHNYTYYSGLGYTIDSELVNAGDGDSNFKYTGPTGPRVLKIDNGAKTITLD, from the coding sequence ATGAAAAATATATATAAAATTTTAATCGCATTCATTGGTGTTTTAGCAGTGTCATGTAATGCAGATGACGTAGAAAACAGACCAGTAATACAACCAGTTACAGCACCAGTTTTACTTACACCTGAAAATAGCTTTAACATTGTTCTTTCAAAAGAAAATGAAAAAGAAATTGCTACAACAGTAGTTTGGGATGATGCTAAATATGATGGTACTCAAACTGTTGTAAACTACACAATTGAAATCGCTAAAGCAGGAACAAATTTTGCTGCTCCTACTGCAGTAACTACAACTACTGCGCGTTATAGAGCATTGACAGTAGCAGAGCTAAATTCAGCTTTGGTTAATGGTGGATTTGTTGAGAAAGAAGAAAATAGTGTTGATATTCGTATCAAAGCTACTGTTGGTATTGGTTCACAAGCCCAATATTCTAATTTCCACACTATAAAAGCTACTCCTTATCATACACCATTAGCAACTTCACACTGGTTAGTTGGAGCAGCTACACCTGGAGGATGGTCTTGGGATGGAGATGCTGAAACAGAATTTCCTCTAGTAGTTGGTAAAACTGATGTTTACCAAGTAACTGTTGTTCTTAAAAGTGGAGAAGCTTTTAGAGAATTCTTAGGAAATAACTTTACAAGTAATGGTAACTGGGATGCAAGTCATAACTATACTTACTATTCAGGTTTAGGATATACGATCGATTCAGAATTGGTAAATGCCGGTGATGGTGATAGTAACTTTAAATATACTGGACCAACAGGACCAAGAGTTTTAAAAATTGATAACGGAGCAAAAACTATAACTTTAGACTAA
- a CDS encoding RagB/SusD family nutrient uptake outer membrane protein: MKISFKYISYFLLFILGLSMTLTSCTSDLDVTPKDDDEFLSDTFFQDPASYKQVLAKLYAGLYVGGNDGDGTPDIAGLGGDFSSYLRLMFVTQEFTTDEAIVAWSDDGLPALNGQTWSPSNQFLYGIFSRAFYEISVSNEFLRQTTDEKLAERNVDANLKAEIATFRAEVRFLRAYSYYNLMDLFGNVPITTEKDPVGYYFPEQKTRAQVFAFIESELKDIDAGLKASKANEYGRIDKTAAKFLLAQIYLNSKVYTGVDKNNEAAVLCNDIITGSAYKFADVPYRYLFSANNDRNGAQDEVIFPVIGDGNAIRATGGGMSFILHASIGGNMDFAAQGMNGGWAGIRTRPEFVQLFPDANAVSDKRGTFHTNGQTLDIADFGVFTNGYAVTKFTNVNSDGTAAQRNDIPDTDFPLFRLSDVYLMYAETTLRGAAAGNMATSVELVNKIRARAGAGVITATDLTLDFILDERARELFWECHRRTDLIRFGKFTGGSKIWQWKGGVKNGSGTDSYRDLMPIPSTAIQANPTLKQNPGY; encoded by the coding sequence ATGAAAATATCATTTAAATATATATCTTATTTTCTCCTATTCATTTTAGGATTAAGTATGACGCTTACTTCGTGTACGAGCGACTTAGATGTGACGCCAAAAGATGATGATGAGTTTCTTTCTGATACCTTTTTTCAGGATCCGGCTTCATACAAACAAGTATTGGCAAAGTTATACGCAGGTTTGTATGTAGGAGGTAATGATGGTGACGGTACTCCTGATATTGCTGGTTTGGGAGGTGATTTTAGTAGTTACTTACGTTTGATGTTTGTAACACAGGAATTTACTACAGATGAAGCAATTGTAGCTTGGAGTGATGATGGTTTGCCAGCATTAAACGGACAAACTTGGAGTCCTAGTAATCAGTTTTTATATGGAATTTTTTCTAGAGCATTTTATGAAATTAGTGTGTCTAATGAGTTTTTAAGACAAACTACAGATGAAAAACTAGCGGAAAGAAATGTTGATGCAAACTTAAAAGCTGAGATTGCTACTTTTAGAGCTGAAGTACGTTTTTTAAGAGCTTATTCATACTATAATTTAATGGATTTGTTTGGAAATGTGCCAATTACTACAGAAAAAGATCCTGTTGGATACTATTTTCCGGAACAAAAAACCAGAGCTCAGGTTTTCGCTTTTATTGAATCAGAATTGAAAGATATTGATGCTGGTTTAAAAGCTTCAAAAGCTAATGAATATGGTAGAATTGATAAAACTGCTGCGAAATTTTTATTAGCACAGATTTATTTAAATTCTAAAGTATATACAGGAGTAGATAAAAATAATGAAGCGGCAGTTTTATGTAATGACATCATTACAGGTTCTGCTTATAAATTTGCTGATGTTCCTTACCGTTATTTATTTTCTGCTAATAATGACAGAAATGGTGCTCAGGATGAAGTTATTTTCCCTGTTATAGGAGATGGTAACGCTATTAGGGCTACTGGTGGAGGTATGAGTTTTATCCTTCATGCTTCTATTGGCGGAAATATGGATTTTGCTGCACAAGGAATGAATGGTGGATGGGCAGGAATTAGAACAAGACCTGAGTTTGTTCAATTATTTCCTGATGCAAATGCAGTTTCAGATAAAAGAGGTACTTTTCATACAAATGGACAAACTTTAGACATTGCTGATTTTGGTGTGTTTACGAATGGTTATGCAGTTACGAAGTTTACTAATGTAAATTCGGATGGTACTGCAGCGCAAAGAAATGATATTCCTGATACTGATTTTCCATTGTTTAGATTATCAGATGTGTATTTAATGTATGCAGAAACAACGTTAAGAGGTGCAGCAGCAGGAAATATGGCTACATCAGTTGAATTAGTAAATAAAATTAGAGCAAGAGCTGGTGCAGGTGTTATCACAGCTACTGATTTAACTCTTGATTTTATTTTAGATGAAAGAGCAAGAGAATTGTTCTGGGAATGTCATAGAAGAACAGATTTGATTCGTTTTGGAAAATTCACAGGAGGATCTAAAATCTGGCAATGGAAAGGTGGCGTTAAAAATGGTAGTGGTACAGATTCTTACAGAGACTTAATGCCAATTCCTTCGACAGCAATTCAGGCAAATCCAACTTTAAAACAAAATCCAGGATACTAA
- a CDS encoding TonB-dependent receptor, whose protein sequence is MKTIYKKLLFLFLLLPFTVLAQNTLKGTVVDKATGQPIPGVNVNVQGSPSGASTGFDGNYQLSNVKNGNKITVSFIGYKTETIDYTGQKTLNVSLEEDNNQLKEVVVQVGYGTVKKKDATGSVSQISSKEFNKGINVTPESLISGRIAGVNVVGGGAPGAKADIRIRGGSSLSASNEPLIVIDGLPMSNAVPNGSTSILSTIDPNDIESFTVLKDASAAAIYGSRAANGVIVITTKKGTKGGVKVNFNSQVGVNTVANTVDVLSADQYRAVVNEKGSSAQKALLGTANTNWQDEIFHTALTTNNNISVSGALFNKLPVRLSVGNVDNPGILRNTSFERTTTSISLNPVLFDNHLKIDISGNLAFGKNQFQDEGAVIGSAIGFDPTQSVYQAGSRYGGYFEWLEPSGNLPLLPARNPVARLNQDDRRATSTRKWGNIRLDYKFHFFEDLRIVVEGGIDKFNSDGYTRVSNESALGYQPNVFTSGNWVNLGGDIHYTDSRQNKNLNTYFNYTKDLGKFKIDATAGYNYQLFQRVGYDSGQTREPNPKEDVTTDPDVNLQSYFGRLTLNYDSRYLLTLNYRRDGTSRFSEDNRWGNFGGAAFAWNLAQEDFLKGNSTLSSLKLRVGYGTTGQQDIPPQYDYLRRVTLGTINTQYLFNGVVYKAARPEGYNPNIKWEDLAESNVGVDFGFLNDRITGTVNYFDKKSSDLLADIPVPDGANIRNKGYNNIGSVRTKGVEFNLQSDIIKTDQLTWNVAVNATYIDQKISDLGVTVPGFQGYITGDVIAGGSGNQVLIHSAGFAPNSFFVFEQLYDANKRPIQGAYADRNGDGAITDADRYKFHKPTADYTFGLYTTLNYKKFDFTMNWRGSLGNYIYDNISSDKGYLEAGLRRQSDLSNISSDYFNTGFSTENNSNGTQRNYSDYFVKDASFIKLDNLVVGYTFDKTLLKAASLRFTAGVQNVFVITKYKGLDPEKFNGIDNNVYPRARTFLFGVNANF, encoded by the coding sequence ATGAAAACAATTTACAAAAAGTTGTTATTTTTATTCCTATTGTTGCCGTTTACTGTGTTAGCTCAAAACACTTTAAAAGGGACTGTTGTCGATAAAGCAACAGGTCAGCCAATACCAGGAGTAAACGTAAATGTACAGGGTTCTCCAAGTGGAGCATCAACCGGATTTGATGGTAATTACCAACTTTCAAATGTTAAAAATGGTAACAAAATTACGGTATCTTTTATTGGATACAAAACAGAAACCATTGATTATACCGGGCAAAAAACACTCAACGTTTCTTTAGAGGAAGATAACAATCAACTTAAAGAAGTTGTGGTACAGGTAGGTTACGGAACTGTTAAGAAAAAAGACGCAACAGGGTCTGTTTCTCAAATCTCTTCAAAAGAATTTAATAAAGGAATTAACGTAACTCCTGAAAGTTTAATCAGCGGACGTATTGCTGGTGTAAATGTTGTTGGAGGAGGTGCTCCGGGAGCTAAAGCAGATATTAGAATTCGTGGAGGATCTTCGTTAAGTGCTTCAAATGAGCCATTAATTGTAATTGATGGACTTCCTATGAGTAATGCTGTTCCTAACGGTTCAACAAGTATTTTGTCTACAATTGATCCAAATGATATCGAATCTTTTACTGTTTTGAAAGATGCTTCTGCAGCTGCAATTTATGGTTCAAGAGCAGCAAATGGTGTAATTGTTATTACGACTAAAAAAGGAACTAAAGGTGGCGTGAAAGTTAACTTTAACTCTCAGGTTGGTGTAAATACTGTGGCTAATACAGTAGATGTTTTAAGTGCTGATCAATATCGTGCTGTAGTGAACGAAAAAGGTTCTTCTGCTCAAAAAGCTTTATTGGGTACAGCAAACACAAATTGGCAGGATGAAATTTTTCACACTGCTTTGACTACTAACAACAATATCTCTGTAAGTGGTGCTTTGTTTAACAAATTACCAGTGCGTTTATCTGTTGGAAATGTTGATAATCCAGGAATCTTAAGAAACACTTCTTTCGAAAGAACTACGACATCGATATCGTTAAACCCTGTATTGTTTGACAATCACTTGAAAATTGATATTAGTGGAAATTTAGCTTTTGGAAAAAATCAATTTCAGGATGAAGGTGCTGTAATTGGTAGTGCTATCGGATTTGATCCAACGCAATCTGTTTATCAGGCAGGTTCTCGTTATGGAGGATATTTTGAGTGGTTGGAGCCAAGTGGAAATTTACCATTATTACCGGCAAGAAACCCGGTTGCAAGATTAAATCAAGACGATCGTAGAGCTACATCTACCAGAAAATGGGGTAACATCAGATTAGATTATAAATTTCATTTCTTCGAAGATTTAAGAATCGTTGTTGAAGGTGGTATTGATAAATTTAATAGTGATGGTTATACAAGAGTAAGTAATGAAAGCGCTTTAGGATATCAGCCAAACGTATTTACTTCAGGTAATTGGGTAAATTTAGGAGGAGATATACATTATACAGACAGTCGTCAGAATAAAAACTTAAATACTTATTTTAACTATACTAAAGATTTAGGAAAGTTTAAAATTGATGCAACAGCAGGATATAACTATCAGTTGTTTCAAAGAGTTGGATATGATTCAGGACAAACCAGAGAACCAAATCCTAAAGAAGATGTTACCACTGATCCGGATGTTAATTTACAATCTTATTTTGGTCGTTTGACTTTAAATTATGACAGTAGATATTTATTAACTCTAAACTACAGAAGAGACGGAACTTCACGTTTTTCTGAAGATAACAGATGGGGTAATTTTGGAGGAGCAGCTTTTGCATGGAATCTTGCTCAGGAAGATTTCTTAAAAGGTAATTCGACTTTATCTAGTTTGAAATTAAGAGTTGGTTACGGAACAACTGGGCAACAGGATATTCCGCCTCAGTACGATTATTTACGAAGAGTAACTTTAGGAACAATCAACACGCAATATCTTTTTAACGGGGTTGTTTACAAAGCAGCAAGACCTGAAGGATATAACCCAAATATTAAATGGGAAGATTTGGCTGAGTCAAATGTAGGAGTTGATTTTGGTTTCCTTAATGATAGAATTACAGGTACTGTTAACTATTTTGATAAAAAATCAAGTGATCTTTTGGCTGATATTCCTGTTCCTGACGGAGCTAATATTAGAAATAAAGGATACAACAATATTGGTAGTGTAAGAACAAAAGGTGTGGAGTTTAATCTTCAATCTGATATTATTAAAACGGATCAATTAACTTGGAACGTTGCTGTTAATGCAACTTATATAGATCAGAAAATTTCTGATTTAGGAGTTACTGTTCCTGGTTTTCAAGGATATATTACAGGAGATGTTATTGCGGGAGGTTCTGGAAACCAAGTGTTGATTCATTCTGCAGGATTTGCTCCAAATTCATTTTTCGTATTTGAGCAATTGTATGATGCAAACAAAAGACCAATTCAGGGAGCATACGCAGACAGAAATGGAGATGGTGCTATTACAGATGCCGATCGTTACAAATTTCATAAACCAACAGCAGACTATACTTTTGGATTATATACTACTTTGAATTATAAAAAATTCGATTTTACAATGAACTGGAGAGGAAGTTTAGGAAACTATATTTATGATAACATAAGCTCTGACAAAGGATATTTAGAAGCAGGTTTAAGAAGACAATCTGATTTATCTAACATCAGTTCAGATTATTTTAATACAGGATTTTCAACTGAAAATAATTCGAATGGAACACAACGTAACTACTCTGATTATTTTGTAAAAGATGCTTCTTTTATCAAATTAGATAATTTGGTAGTAGGATACACTTTTGATAAAACATTACTAAAAGCTGCTTCATTAAGATTTACAGCGGGAGTTCAAAATGTTTTTGTTATTACAAAATATAAAGGTTTAGATCCTGAGAAATTCAACGGAATCGACAATAATGTTTATCCACGTGCGAGAACATTCTTGTTTGGAGTAAATGCGAATTTCTAG
- a CDS encoding LacI family DNA-binding transcriptional regulator encodes MKRKITLKQIAKELDVSISTVSKSLRNSLEIGEETRLKVQAFAKFYNYKPNNIALSLKNRKTKSIGIIIPEIVHYFFSTVINGIEQVANENGYSVVICLSDDSFDKEVLNMEMLANGSIDGFIMSLSKETQYKGDFHHITEVINQGMPVVMFDRVTNDILCDKVIIDDKAAAYEAVQSLIDNGRKKIALVTTVDYVSVGKLRTDGYEKALLDNGLPFNEDLIIKIEDVDTCEITISQLLHDRAFDAVFAVNELFAVTIIKTASKMGLKVPEDLAVIAFTDGIISKYSTPSITTVSQSGEKMGNKAAKMLIERLEAEHDDDDEENENYTTEVIETHLIQRESTD; translated from the coding sequence ATGAAACGCAAAATAACCCTGAAACAGATTGCCAAAGAACTTGACGTATCTATTTCAACTGTCTCAAAGTCACTACGAAACAGTCTGGAAATAGGCGAAGAGACCCGTTTAAAAGTGCAAGCTTTTGCAAAGTTTTACAACTATAAACCCAACAATATCGCCCTTAGTTTAAAAAATCGAAAAACCAAAAGTATTGGTATTATCATTCCGGAAATTGTACATTATTTTTTCTCTACAGTCATCAACGGAATCGAACAAGTTGCTAACGAAAATGGCTATAGCGTTGTGATTTGTTTATCTGATGATTCATTCGATAAAGAAGTCCTGAATATGGAAATGTTGGCCAACGGAAGTATCGATGGTTTTATCATGTCACTCTCTAAAGAAACCCAATACAAAGGCGATTTTCATCATATTACCGAAGTTATTAATCAAGGAATGCCCGTTGTAATGTTCGACCGCGTTACCAATGATATTTTATGTGATAAAGTAATTATTGATGATAAAGCTGCGGCTTATGAAGCGGTTCAAAGTTTGATTGATAATGGCCGAAAAAAGATCGCTTTAGTGACCACTGTCGATTATGTAAGCGTTGGAAAATTAAGAACCGATGGTTACGAAAAAGCACTTCTGGACAACGGATTACCATTCAATGAAGATTTAATCATAAAAATTGAAGACGTCGATACTTGCGAAATCACAATTAGTCAACTTTTGCACGACAGAGCTTTTGATGCTGTTTTTGCTGTAAATGAGCTTTTTGCCGTAACAATTATCAAAACTGCCTCAAAAATGGGATTAAAAGTTCCCGAAGATTTAGCCGTAATTGCTTTTACAGACGGAATTATCTCAAAATATTCAACGCCAAGTATTACAACCGTAAGCCAAAGCGGAGAAAAAATGGGAAATAAAGCGGCTAAAATGCTGATCGAAAGACTTGAAGCCGAACATGATGATGACGATGAAGAAAACGAAAATTACACCACCGAAGTTATCGAAACACATCTAATACAACGAGAATCTACTGACTAA
- a CDS encoding MFS transporter: MEKRKLSFWEIWNMSFGFLGIQFGFALQNANTSRIFETLGAKIDEIPILWIAAPVSGLIIQPVIGYFSDRTWTRLGRRRPYFLIGAILSSIALFIMPNSPTLWIAAGTLWIMDASINVSMEPFRAFVGDNLPEKQRTLGFAMQSFFIGTGAVVGSVLPYLFTNVFGVSNTAPEGIIPDSVKWSFYIGGIVFLLSVLWTVFKTTEYTPEELHAFEAQSKKDKEDLILNPETESKSNIKRQLSIGILLTVIGGLVSFLIFENSLAKELYILFVGLVFMGVLFMIASQLRSSQVNNGFTIIMTDLLNMPTTMKKLAWVQFFSWFALFSMWIYTTQAVTQHIFGTTDTTSKVYNDAADWVSVLFTVYNGIAAAVAFLLPIIAKKVGVRATHLLALCAGGVGLISIYFIGDKQMLILPMLGVGIAWASILSMPYAMLSGALPAAKMGYYMGVFNFFVVIPQIVAATILGFVIKQFFHNEPIYALIIGGVSMIFAGLLTLRVNSRTKIEIHE, translated from the coding sequence ATGGAAAAGCGTAAATTAAGTTTCTGGGAAATTTGGAACATGAGTTTTGGTTTCTTAGGAATACAGTTTGGTTTTGCACTGCAAAACGCAAATACTTCAAGAATTTTTGAAACACTCGGCGCTAAAATTGACGAAATTCCGATTTTATGGATTGCAGCTCCCGTTTCAGGATTAATAATCCAACCCGTAATTGGTTACTTTAGCGATAGAACCTGGACTCGTTTAGGCAGACGTCGCCCCTATTTTTTAATTGGAGCCATTTTATCTTCAATCGCATTATTCATTATGCCAAACTCTCCAACATTATGGATTGCAGCCGGAACTTTATGGATAATGGATGCTTCGATAAATGTTTCGATGGAACCTTTTCGTGCCTTTGTTGGCGATAATTTACCCGAAAAACAACGCACTCTAGGCTTCGCAATGCAAAGTTTCTTTATTGGAACCGGCGCCGTGGTAGGTTCTGTTTTGCCTTATTTATTTACAAATGTTTTTGGCGTAAGCAATACAGCGCCGGAAGGAATTATTCCCGATTCAGTAAAATGGTCTTTCTATATTGGCGGAATTGTTTTCTTGCTTTCCGTTTTATGGACTGTATTTAAAACCACAGAATACACACCCGAAGAACTTCATGCTTTTGAAGCTCAAAGCAAAAAAGACAAAGAAGATCTTATCCTAAATCCGGAAACAGAATCTAAAAGTAACATCAAGAGACAATTGTCTATAGGAATATTATTGACCGTTATTGGGGGATTAGTTTCCTTTTTAATTTTCGAAAATAGTCTTGCCAAAGAACTTTATATTTTGTTTGTAGGTTTAGTTTTCATGGGAGTTTTATTCATGATCGCGTCACAATTAAGAAGCTCTCAGGTCAATAATGGTTTTACAATCATTATGACCGATTTATTGAATATGCCAACTACAATGAAAAAACTGGCTTGGGTTCAGTTTTTCTCTTGGTTTGCTTTATTTTCAATGTGGATTTATACTACGCAAGCCGTTACACAACACATTTTTGGAACAACAGATACAACTTCTAAAGTATATAATGACGCCGCAGATTGGGTTTCTGTATTATTTACAGTTTATAACGGAATCGCCGCTGCAGTTGCCTTTTTACTGCCAATTATTGCAAAAAAAGTAGGCGTTAGAGCAACACATTTATTAGCATTATGTGCCGGAGGTGTTGGTTTAATTTCGATTTATTTTATTGGTGATAAACAAATGCTAATACTTCCAATGTTGGGAGTTGGTATTGCCTGGGCAAGTATTTTATCAATGCCTTATGCCATGTTATCCGGCGCTTTACCGGCAGCAAAAATGGGATATTATATGGGTGTTTTTAACTTTTTTGTCGTAATTCCGCAAATTGTAGCCGCCACAATATTAGGTTTTGTAATCAAACAATTCTTTCATAACGAACCAATATACGCCTTAATTATAGGGGGAGTATCTATGATATTTGCAGGATTACTTACCCTTAGAGTAAATAGCAGAACTAAAATTGAAATTCATGAATAA
- the pgmB gene encoding beta-phosphoglucomutase encodes MNNKKAFIFDLDGVIVDTAKYHFLAWQKIAKALNINFTHENNELLKGVSRERSLDIILGLGNVQASQEDKNKWLVQKNEDYLSYLVDMDESEILPGVLKTLQLLKEKNQGIALGSASKNARPILEKTGILSYFDVIVDGNDVTNAKPDPEVFLKAAQLLQIDPKNSIVFEDSVAGIQAANIGEMVSVGIGEETILHEADYIFKDFNEIDTQFIEKLIG; translated from the coding sequence ATGAATAATAAAAAAGCATTCATCTTCGATCTTGATGGAGTAATCGTTGATACCGCTAAATACCACTTTTTAGCTTGGCAGAAAATTGCTAAAGCACTAAATATAAATTTTACACACGAAAACAACGAATTACTAAAAGGAGTAAGTCGCGAGCGTTCGTTAGATATAATTCTTGGATTAGGAAATGTTCAGGCTTCACAAGAAGACAAGAACAAATGGTTAGTTCAAAAAAATGAAGATTACTTATCTTATTTAGTTGACATGGATGAAAGCGAGATTCTTCCTGGCGTACTTAAAACGCTACAACTATTAAAAGAAAAAAACCAAGGAATTGCGTTGGGTTCAGCGAGTAAAAATGCCCGACCAATCCTTGAGAAAACAGGAATCCTTTCGTATTTCGATGTTATTGTTGACGGAAACGATGTTACCAATGCAAAACCAGATCCGGAAGTTTTCTTAAAAGCGGCTCAATTACTTCAAATTGACCCAAAAAATTCAATTGTATTTGAAGATTCAGTTGCCGGAATCCAAGCGGCAAACATAGGAGAAATGGTAAGTGTAGGAATTGGTGAGGAAACAATTTTACATGAAGCTGATTATATTTTTAAAGATTTTAACGAAATCGACACACAGTTTATCGAGAAACTAATCGGTTAG
- a CDS encoding glycoside hydrolase family 65 protein gives MNQDYIKPDNWSIIEEGFDAERVKSSESLFSIGNGAMGQRANFEETYSGETFQGSYIAGIYYPDKTKVGWWKNGYPKYFAKVLNAPNWIGIDVEINEENLDLNTCTEVKNFRRELNMKEGWYNRSFEATLKNGTEIAVNVRRFLSLDLDETGIIKYEITPLNKDAKIVYKPYIDAGVTNEDANWEEKFWEPLEVKKSNSDAFVTAQTFKTHFKVTTFMHNTIFANGENVNISPSTIDSTTDKVQFTYGTIIAKGQTSSIQKIGGYTVSLNHENTLAAAEKAIKAAVNLGYDTLLQNQIEAWSKIWEMSDITIDGDVKAQQGIRFNIFQLNQTYLGKDSRLNIGPKGFTGEKYGGSTYWDTEAYCIPFYMATKDQQVARNLLTYRFNQLDKAIENAKDNLGFKNGAALYPMVTMNGEECHNEWEITHEEIHRNGAIAFAIYNYYRFTGDYSYIPEKGLEVLIGIARFWHQRASFSKEKNQYVILGVTGPNEYENNINNNFYTNYIAKWCIDFASEQINKVGTEYPEDHKRVLEKVKLSANEIQEWKKVADDMYFPTSKELGIYLQQDGFLDKDLVPVKDLDKSQRPINQKWSWDRVLRSPYIKQADVLQCFYFFEDHFSKEELKRNFEFYESFTVHESSLSPCVHSIQAAHLDKMDMAYTFYLRTSRLDLDDYNKEVEEGCHITSMAGTWMSIVEGFGGMRVKNDQLHFAPKIPKEWKGYSFKINFRNQILKVDVNHDETTFTVDGDQDLTIVVNGNPVIASKFVQIN, from the coding sequence ATGAATCAAGATTATATAAAACCGGACAACTGGTCCATCATTGAAGAAGGATTTGATGCCGAACGCGTAAAATCGTCCGAAAGTCTTTTTAGTATCGGAAACGGTGCGATGGGACAACGCGCCAATTTTGAAGAAACTTATTCTGGTGAAACTTTTCAGGGAAGTTACATCGCAGGAATTTACTATCCGGATAAAACCAAAGTGGGTTGGTGGAAAAACGGATATCCAAAGTATTTTGCGAAGGTATTAAACGCTCCAAACTGGATTGGAATTGACGTCGAAATCAACGAAGAAAATTTAGATTTAAATACTTGTACCGAAGTTAAAAACTTCCGTAGAGAATTGAATATGAAAGAAGGTTGGTACAATCGTTCTTTTGAAGCTACATTAAAAAACGGAACCGAAATTGCGGTAAATGTTCGTCGTTTTCTTTCTTTGGATTTGGATGAAACGGGAATTATCAAATACGAAATTACGCCTTTAAACAAAGATGCAAAAATCGTTTACAAACCTTATATCGACGCTGGTGTAACCAATGAAGATGCAAACTGGGAAGAAAAATTCTGGGAACCATTAGAAGTAAAAAAATCAAATAGTGACGCTTTTGTAACCGCGCAAACTTTCAAAACGCATTTTAAAGTTACGACTTTCATGCACAATACTATTTTTGCAAACGGAGAAAACGTAAATATTTCTCCTTCAACAATCGATTCAACAACAGATAAAGTTCAGTTTACTTACGGAACTATTATCGCAAAAGGACAAACCTCATCAATCCAGAAAATTGGTGGTTATACTGTTTCTTTAAACCACGAAAACACTTTGGCTGCAGCCGAAAAAGCAATAAAAGCTGCCGTTAATTTAGGATACGATACTTTACTTCAAAATCAAATTGAAGCTTGGAGTAAAATCTGGGAAATGTCAGATATTACAATCGATGGTGATGTAAAAGCACAACAAGGAATTCGTTTCAACATTTTTCAATTGAACCAAACTTATTTAGGAAAAGATTCTCGTTTGAATATTGGTCCAAAGGGTTTTACGGGAGAAAAATACGGCGGATCAACTTATTGGGATACTGAAGCTTATTGTATTCCGTTTTATATGGCGACCAAAGATCAGCAAGTTGCGAGAAACTTATTGACGTATCGTTTCAATCAATTGGATAAAGCGATCGAAAATGCCAAAGACAATTTAGGTTTCAAAAATGGCGCTGCTTTATATCCAATGGTGACCATGAATGGTGAAGAATGCCACAACGAATGGGAAATCACGCACGAAGAAATCCACAGAAATGGTGCAATTGCATTTGCGATTTACAACTATTACCGTTTCACCGGAGATTACTCTTATATTCCTGAAAAAGGCTTAGAAGTTTTAATTGGAATTGCGCGTTTCTGGCATCAGAGAGCTTCATTTTCTAAAGAAAAAAATCAATACGTGATTCTTGGAGTTACAGGTCCAAATGAATACGAAAATAACATCAACAATAATTTCTATACCAATTATATTGCAAAATGGTGTATTGATTTTGCATCGGAACAAATTAATAAAGTTGGAACAGAATATCCTGAAGATCACAAACGTGTATTAGAAAAGGTAAAACTTTCGGCTAATGAAATTCAGGAATGGAAAAAAGTTGCTGATGATATGTACTTCCCAACGTCTAAGGAATTGGGTATTTATTTGCAACAAGACGGTTTCTTAGACAAAGATTTAGTTCCTGTAAAAGACTTAGACAAATCGCAAAGACCAATCAATCAAAAATGGTCTTGGGATCGTGTTTTACGTTCGCCTTATATCAAACAAGCCGATGTTTTGCAGTGTTTTTATTTCTTCGAAGATCATTTTTCGAAAGAAGAATTAAAACGCAATTTCGAATTTTACGAATCATTTACTGTTCATGAAAGTTCACTTTCGCCTTGCGTTCACTCAATTCAGGCTGCACATCTGGACAAAATGGATATGGCTTATACCTTCTATTTAAGAACTTCTCGTTTGGATCTTGACGATTATAATAAAGAAGTCGAAGAAGGTTGCCACATTACCTCAATGGCAGGAACTTGGATGAGTATTGTAGAAGGTTTTGGCGGAATGCGTGTTAAAAATGATCAGCTTCATTTTGCGCCAAAAATTCCAAAAGAATGGAAAGGTTATTCGTTTAAAATCAACTTTAGAAATCAAATTCTGAAAGTTGATGTAAATCACGACGAAACCACTTTTACAGTAGATGGCGACCAAGATTTAACAATTGTCGTGAACGGAAATCCTGTAATTGCAAGTAAATTTGTACAAATAAATTAA